Proteins encoded together in one Pseudomonas sp. ADAK13 window:
- a CDS encoding methylamine dehydrogenase light chain: protein MKLLDLLFERSTRRLADTTSRRKLLARMGSLMVAGAALPLLLPLDRTSKALAADNPKAGDPGDPNSCDYWRYCSIDGFLCSCCGGSVTSCPPGTEASQVTWIGTCRNPADGKDYIISYNDCCGKQSCAQCACTRNDSEEPAYRPFNNNDVNWCLAAKSHIYHCTVSIIRGVAV, encoded by the coding sequence ATGAAATTGCTGGATCTGTTATTCGAGCGCTCGACCCGTCGCCTGGCCGACACCACGTCACGGCGCAAACTGTTGGCCCGCATGGGTTCGCTGATGGTCGCAGGCGCCGCCTTGCCCCTGCTGCTGCCCCTGGACCGCACCAGCAAGGCGCTGGCCGCCGATAACCCGAAAGCCGGTGACCCGGGCGACCCGAACAGCTGCGACTACTGGCGCTACTGCTCCATCGACGGCTTCCTGTGCAGTTGCTGCGGCGGTTCGGTGACGTCCTGCCCACCCGGCACCGAGGCGTCCCAGGTGACCTGGATCGGCACCTGCCGCAACCCGGCGGATGGCAAGGACTACATCATTTCCTATAACGACTGCTGCGGTAAGCAAAGCTGCGCCCAGTGCGCGTGCACGCGTAACGACAGTGAAGAACCGGCGTACCGCCCGTTCAACAACAACGATGTGAACTGGTGCCTGGCCGCTAAATCCCACATCTACCACTGCACGGTCTCGATCATTCGCGGCGTCGCGGTTTAA
- the mauD gene encoding methylamine dehydrogenase accessory protein MauD — MEGLIVSNVLLWVLLLALAFAVMGLVRQIGVLHGRIAPAGALMVDKGVAVNEPAPQVTASDRKGRPVNFGYAGEKNQLLFFLSPTCPICKSLLPAIKSIAKEQADRLDVVFISDGDMEAQQALITEHKLDDVTYVVGPEVGMTYQIGKLPYAALIDKSGTLRAKGLVNSREHLDSLFEVEHLKSATLQEYLNSQPQPHDHSHGHSH; from the coding sequence ATGGAAGGCCTGATTGTTTCCAACGTACTGCTGTGGGTCCTGCTGCTGGCACTGGCGTTTGCCGTGATGGGCCTGGTGCGCCAGATTGGTGTACTGCACGGGCGCATCGCCCCGGCCGGCGCGCTGATGGTGGACAAGGGCGTGGCGGTGAATGAGCCGGCGCCGCAAGTCACTGCTTCCGACCGTAAGGGTCGCCCGGTGAACTTCGGCTATGCCGGTGAGAAGAACCAGTTGCTGTTCTTCCTCTCGCCGACCTGCCCGATCTGCAAATCCCTGTTGCCGGCGATCAAATCCATCGCCAAGGAGCAGGCTGACCGCCTTGATGTGGTGTTTATCAGCGACGGCGACATGGAAGCCCAGCAAGCGCTGATCACCGAGCACAAGCTGGACGACGTCACCTACGTGGTCGGCCCGGAAGTCGGCATGACCTACCAGATCGGCAAGCTGCCGTATGCCGCGCTGATCGACAAGAGCGGCACCTTGCGCGCCAAGGGCCTGGTCAATTCCCGCGAGCACCTGGACAGCCTGTTCGAAGTCGAACACCTGAAAAGCGCCACGCTGCAGGAATACCTCAACAGCCAGCCGCAGCCCCACGACCACAGCCACGGCCATAGCCACTGA
- a CDS encoding MauE/DoxX family redox-associated membrane protein codes for MHIDPIFIIASALAIAVLLASAATHKLRAPARFARQLADYQLLPEAVIRPGARVIPVLELVIAFALLVPATRSWAALSAAGLIALYAAAIGINLWRGRRNIDCGCAGPDQAQPLRPILLLRNGALVAVALLASVLPIARNLGFFDGFVTVAASAVALLIYAAADGLLANSPLLLKLIGR; via the coding sequence ATGCATATCGACCCGATCTTCATCATTGCCAGCGCCCTCGCCATTGCGGTGTTGCTGGCCAGTGCCGCAACCCACAAGTTGCGCGCACCGGCACGCTTTGCCCGGCAACTGGCGGACTACCAGTTACTGCCCGAGGCGGTGATCCGTCCCGGCGCCCGGGTGATTCCGGTACTGGAGTTGGTGATTGCCTTTGCGCTGCTGGTACCGGCGACCCGTTCCTGGGCAGCCCTCAGTGCCGCCGGCCTGATTGCGCTGTACGCCGCCGCGATTGGCATCAACCTGTGGCGCGGTCGCCGGAACATCGACTGCGGTTGCGCCGGGCCCGACCAGGCGCAGCCGTTGCGACCGATCCTGCTGCTGCGCAACGGCGCACTGGTGGCCGTGGCCCTGCTGGCCAGCGTGTTGCCGATCGCCCGTAACCTCGGCTTTTTCGACGGCTTCGTCACTGTTGCCGCCAGCGCTGTCGCGCTGCTGATTTACGCCGCAGCCGATGGCCTGCTGGCGAACTCCCCTCTTCTGCTCAAACTGATTGGTAGGTGA
- a CDS encoding amine dehydrogenase large subunit, whose translation MRSNRINVQSALGLGLLVLGLNSAQADLPPDTIGQTTLAFPPEAHRAFVVDVEFESFVVGRVTVVDPDKKRVLGMVPTGFAAPSALSHDQKTLYSADIYYSRGTRGDRTDVLTAWDSSSLSPSWEVLIPNKRAESLTQRYGLKTSGDDRFVYVYNFTPSTSVTVVDTQSRAVTAEIAIPGCVLNYPVGTRRFASLCGDGSLQVVTLNDQGQETSRNRTHFFDPNAEKLNERAVNVGDTYYFTTTTGTIRPVDFSGDTPKILPSWLLTTDAEKKTGWAPGGWQLMAVAPKLNRLYVLMHDNHEPMKWEDPSTIIWAYDLKTMKKIATLEAPTPVWSMQATGDDKPLLLGADVEGGLQIFDLKTNKLTGSMAKVAKTATQIMSY comes from the coding sequence ATGCGAAGCAACAGGATCAACGTACAGTCAGCGCTGGGTCTGGGCCTGCTTGTACTCGGCTTGAACAGCGCCCAGGCGGATTTACCGCCAGACACCATCGGCCAGACCACCCTGGCCTTCCCGCCGGAAGCCCACCGCGCCTTCGTGGTAGACGTCGAGTTCGAAAGCTTCGTGGTCGGCCGTGTCACCGTCGTCGACCCCGACAAAAAGCGCGTCCTCGGCATGGTGCCCACCGGCTTCGCCGCCCCCTCGGCCCTGAGCCACGACCAGAAGACCCTGTACAGCGCCGATATCTACTATTCCCGCGGCACCCGTGGCGATCGCACCGACGTGCTGACCGCCTGGGACAGCTCCAGCCTGTCGCCGTCGTGGGAAGTGCTGATCCCGAACAAACGCGCCGAATCCCTGACCCAGCGCTACGGCCTGAAAACCAGCGGCGATGACCGCTTCGTCTACGTCTACAACTTCACCCCGTCGACGTCGGTCACCGTGGTCGACACCCAGTCCCGCGCCGTCACCGCCGAAATCGCAATCCCGGGCTGCGTGCTCAATTACCCGGTCGGCACTCGCCGCTTCGCCTCATTGTGCGGCGACGGCAGCCTGCAAGTGGTCACCCTCAACGACCAGGGCCAGGAAACCTCACGCAACCGCACGCACTTCTTCGACCCCAACGCCGAGAAGCTCAACGAACGCGCGGTGAATGTGGGTGACACTTACTACTTCACCACCACCACCGGCACCATCCGCCCTGTCGATTTCTCCGGCGACACCCCGAAAATCCTGCCATCGTGGTTACTCACCACCGACGCGGAAAAGAAAACCGGCTGGGCACCCGGCGGCTGGCAGTTGATGGCCGTGGCGCCAAAACTCAACCGCCTGTACGTGCTGATGCACGACAACCACGAACCGATGAAGTGGGAAGACCCCAGCACTATCATCTGGGCCTACGACCTCAAGACCATGAAGAAGATAGCCACCCTGGAAGCCCCGACGCCGGTCTGGAGCATGCAGGCCACCGGCGACGACAAGCCCCTGTTGCTGGGCGCCGACGTCGAAGGCGGCCTGCAGATCTTCGACCTGAAGACCAACAAACTCACCGGTAGCATGGCCAAGGTTGCGAAGACCGCAACCCAGATCATGAGCTACTAA